The genomic segment GCCGTACAGCCAGAATCGCTCGCAGAAGACCCGGGGCTCAGTATCAGCTGTGAGGTAACGTTCCGGCACGGGACGCTTCGCCTCAACGGCACTGTCAGCGAAACGTTCCTGGCTCTGCTGATACAGGAACTGAAGCGATGATCCCGCTACCTTCAGGTACTAAAATCTGGCTGGTTGCCGGTATCACCGACATGCGTAACGGCTTCAACGGCCTGGCCGCAAAGGTGCAGACCGCGCTGAAAGATGACCCGATGTCCGGCCACGTCTTCATCTTCCGGGGACGCAGCGGCAGTCAGGTCAAACTGCTCTGGTCCACCGGTGACGGGCTGTGCCTGCTGACAAAGCGACTGGAACGTGGTCGCTTCGCCTGGCCCTCAGCCCGCGATGGCAAAGTGTTCCTGACGCCGGCGCAGCTGGCGATGCTGATGGAAGGTATCGACTGGCGACAGCCAAAGCGGTTACTGACGTCCCTGACCATGTTGTAGCGCTCTTTATCCTGGTTGTCGCAGAATAAGCCTGGTAAAATACGGGCTTATGAACGACACCTCTTCTGACGACATCCTTCTGCTGAAACAGCGCCTGGCCGAACAGGAAGCGCTGAACCGCGCCCTGCTGGAAAAGCTGGCCGACCGGGAACGCGAAATAGACCATCTGCAGGCGCAACTGGATAAGCTGCGCCGGATGAACTTCGGCAGTCGTTCCGAAAAGGTATCCCGCCGTATCGCGCAGATGGAAGCTGACCTGAACCGGCTGCAGCAGGAAAGCGATACGCTGACCGGTCGGGTTGATGATCCGGCGGTGCAGCGCCCGCTGCGTCAGACCCGCACCCGCAAACCGTTCCCTGAGTCACTCCCCCGTGATGAAAAGCGGTTGTTACCCACAGAGTCCTGTTGCCCGGAGTGCGGTGGTTCGCTGAGCTACCTGGGTGAGGATGCCGCCGAACAGCTGGAGCTGATGCGCAGCGCCTTCCGGGTTATCCGGACAGTACGTGAAAAGCATGCCTGCCGTCGGTGCGATCGCATCGTTCAGGCCCCGGCGCCTTCGCGCCCCATCGAACGGGGTATCGCCGGACCGGGGCTGCTGGCCCGCGTGCTGACCTCAAAGTATGCAGAGCACACACCGCTGTATCGCCAGTCGGAGATCTATGCCCGCCAGGGTGTGGTGTTGAGTCGTTCTGTACTGTCGGGCTGGGTGGATGCGTGTTGTCGTCTGCTGGCACCGCTGGATGAAGCCCTTCAGGACTATGTCCTGACCGACGGCAAACTCCATGCTGACGATACGCCTGTCCCGGTGCTGTTGCCGGGTAATAAGAAGACGAAGACCGGGCGCTTATGGACGTACGTTCGCGACGACCGCAACGCCGGCTCAGCGCTGGCCCCCGCAGTGTGGTTCGCTTACAGCCCGGACAGAAAAGGTATCCACCCTCAGACCCATCTTGCAGGCTTCAGTGGCGTACTGCAGGCTGATGCCTACGCCGGGTTCAACGAGCTCTACCGCGACGGTCATATAAAGGAAGCCGCGTGCTGGGCCCATGCCCGGCGTAAAATCCATGATGTTCACGTTCGCACTCCCTCAGCGCTCACAGATGAAGCGCTGAAACGGATAGGCGAGTTGTATGCCATCGAAGCGGATATCAGGGGAATGCCAGCAGAACAGCGGCTTGCTGAACGCCAGTTAAAAACGAAAGCGCTTCTTAAATCACTGGAAAACTGGCTGCGTGAAAAAGTGAAAACCCTGTCGCGACACTCAGAGCTGGCAAAAGCGTTCACCTATGTACTGAACCAGTGGCAGGCGTTGACATACTACGCAGACGACGGCTGGGCTGAAGCCGATAACAATATCGCTGAAAATGCGCTGCGGACGGTCAGTCTGGGGCGTAAAAACTGGCTGTTCTTCGGCTCAGACCACGGTGGTGAGCGGGGAGCGCTGCTGTACAGTCTGATCGGGACGTGCAAACTGAATGGAGTAGCTCCAGAACGTTACCTTCACCATATCCTTGACGTCATTGCTGACTGGCCGGTAAACCGGGTTGGTGAACTGCTGCCGTGGCGGATCACACTGCCTGCCGAATAACCCATCCTCGTCACGTCAATACGGTTCGCGCTATACGCTTACGATAATTGTTCCTACTGGAATAATGGATTCTCAAGCGCCAGCCGAACCGGAAAAAGTGCTAACCCTTTCTGAAGCGTGGGCTATGTACAAAGCCGAAAAAGGGCGCAACTGGACGAAATCGATCTCAATGGCAAATGAGCGCTACATGGAAGTGCTGCTAACTGTCTTGGGAGGGGAAACTGATATAACGGTAATCACCAAACAGGACATTAAGCAGGTAATGGAAGTCGTTGAAAATCTGCCTAAGCGTGTTGTTCAGCCTTACCGCTCAATGTCCATTCAGCAATTGATAGAATGTGATGACGTGCCACCGGATGAGCTGGTGGGTGTTGAGGCCATCCATAAGCATCTCAAGATCTACAAATCACTGTTCAAAACTTTTCTTACCGAGGGCAAAGACATTCTGCCTAAATCGCCAACTGATGGCGTAGTGGCTGCGCCATCAAAAGCAAGATTTGGCGCATACAGCACGGCGGAGATGAAAAAGTTTGTTGGATGGGCGCTTAAGCAGCCTGATAACTGGCAAAAATGGATCACGTTATTATTGGCATACACGGGGGCGAGAAGAGGCGAGATAGGCAAACTGGAGAAGTCACAAATTAAATTCGACGAAGATAGCCAGCGCTACTATTTCCTGATTGCCGAAGGAGGCCAAGGGAAGACGGAGAATGCTACAAGACAGGTAGTTATTCATCCCAAGCTGATCGAATGGGGATTCATGGAATACGTTGATCGCCAGTGGAAAGAGCGGATCTTCTCAGAAGTGGCGGGTACAAACATGACTAAGATCGGCAAGGTGTTTGCTGACCTACGAGATCAGCTTGGTATCCCGTATCTGGATGATTACGGACAACGGCGGTTACTGCATTCGATCCGCCACAGCGTCTGTTCATCTGCTATGGCTGGTTGGGTGAAAAACATTCTGCACCTACAGCAAACCGTAGGTCACGAGAAAAGCGGAGGGATCACTAAACGCTATTTGCATACGTTTCCCTTATCCTCAGTTTCTTATGTAATTGATGGTATTGATTGGGAGTGAATAAAATAGCCAAGTTTTTCGCTTGGCTATTTATTTTACTTCCGTTAAATGAACGTTGGTAAATAGAAAACTGATAACATCATAAATAGAAAAATAATACCGACGACAGAAAACCGCACTTTTACACGTAACCAATCGGTGTACTGATTAGGAAGTTCTTTAATGAATCGGATTTGCTCATTATCCATTCCTCGCGTATGGAATGAGTTCTCTTTAAAGTATAATGCTTTAATAAAGAATGCATCACGCATAAACGAGAAAAAGAATCCCCCATCCTGATAAATTAAAACTTCTGCTGGTCTTGCTCCAAATTTATCGACAAATAGCGAGCAAAGAGTCATGAATTTTCTCTTGGCTAATTTGTCATGAATCACGTAAGAAACATAATTAATTATTCCGAGAATCAAAAAGATCCCAGCGATTTCAACTCGATGTATCGTCAGAAAATTAATTGCCGAAAACGTCATACAACTGTTCTCCGCCTAATTCCCCAACAGCACTTCCCACTGTGCTACCAGCGTACCCTAACCCAACACCTGCAATAACGGTACAAACAAGCCCGCCAACACCAGCAGTACCAACGCCTATTGCGACACATAATGGTATAGCCCCGCCACCAGCGAGAACACCGCCACCTGTACCCAAAGCAAAACTACCTATCTCAGTATACTTTTTCTTGGTACATTCAGCTTCGCGACCAACAGAACATGCCTCATGGATTTCGTTAAGAGAATGGAGTCCGCTAAAACCAATGCCTAAGTAACCAGTGTAACGCATTGCTTTTACGTATTTAGCTGCCCGTTCGATGTGGGTAGCATAACCTTCAATGTCACTGATCCCCGTTTCATTCCATTTGTGGGTAATAGAACTACTGGACAGGCCGAGTGCATTTTTTATTTTGGTATA from the unidentified bacterial endosymbiont genome contains:
- the tnpB gene encoding IS66 family insertion sequence element accessory protein TnpB (TnpB, as the term is used for proteins encoded by IS66 family insertion elements, is considered an accessory protein, since TnpC, encoded by a neighboring gene, is a DDE family transposase.), yielding MIPLPSGTKIWLVAGITDMRNGFNGLAAKVQTALKDDPMSGHVFIFRGRSGSQVKLLWSTGDGLCLLTKRLERGRFAWPSARDGKVFLTPAQLAMLMEGIDWRQPKRLLTSLTML
- the tnpC gene encoding IS66 family transposase, giving the protein MNDTSSDDILLLKQRLAEQEALNRALLEKLADREREIDHLQAQLDKLRRMNFGSRSEKVSRRIAQMEADLNRLQQESDTLTGRVDDPAVQRPLRQTRTRKPFPESLPRDEKRLLPTESCCPECGGSLSYLGEDAAEQLELMRSAFRVIRTVREKHACRRCDRIVQAPAPSRPIERGIAGPGLLARVLTSKYAEHTPLYRQSEIYARQGVVLSRSVLSGWVDACCRLLAPLDEALQDYVLTDGKLHADDTPVPVLLPGNKKTKTGRLWTYVRDDRNAGSALAPAVWFAYSPDRKGIHPQTHLAGFSGVLQADAYAGFNELYRDGHIKEAACWAHARRKIHDVHVRTPSALTDEALKRIGELYAIEADIRGMPAEQRLAERQLKTKALLKSLENWLREKVKTLSRHSELAKAFTYVLNQWQALTYYADDGWAEADNNIAENALRTVSLGRKNWLFFGSDHGGERGALLYSLIGTCKLNGVAPERYLHHILDVIADWPVNRVGELLPWRITLPAE
- a CDS encoding tyrosine-type recombinase/integrase → MDSQAPAEPEKVLTLSEAWAMYKAEKGRNWTKSISMANERYMEVLLTVLGGETDITVITKQDIKQVMEVVENLPKRVVQPYRSMSIQQLIECDDVPPDELVGVEAIHKHLKIYKSLFKTFLTEGKDILPKSPTDGVVAAPSKARFGAYSTAEMKKFVGWALKQPDNWQKWITLLLAYTGARRGEIGKLEKSQIKFDEDSQRYYFLIAEGGQGKTENATRQVVIHPKLIEWGFMEYVDRQWKERIFSEVAGTNMTKIGKVFADLRDQLGIPYLDDYGQRRLLHSIRHSVCSSAMAGWVKNILHLQQTVGHEKSGGITKRYLHTFPLSSVSYVIDGIDWE